One Phaseolus vulgaris cultivar G19833 chromosome 4, P. vulgaris v2.0, whole genome shotgun sequence DNA window includes the following coding sequences:
- the LOC137837958 gene encoding protein DETOXIFICATION 16-like has product MGLWSKEIREEAKKQVWLAGPMIFVCVFQFSLQMISLMFVGHLSELLLASVSLSTSIVNATGFNVMMGLSSALDTFCGQSYGAKQYHMLGVHTQGAMVVLTIVSIPVSIIWVYLEPILVLLHQNKEVAALAQLYARYLIPSLSANGLLRCITKFLQTQSIVFPMVLATGLTSLLHLILCWVLIIKFEFGIKGSAIAICISNWFNTIILALYIRFSPSCKETWTGLSKESLRNIPNFLRLAFPSAVMVCLESWTFEIIVILSGAHANPKLQTSVLSICLNTCGIFWMVPFGLSAAGSTRISNELGAGSPKAAYLAVKVTMFMAFLVGILEFSVLMSLWKVWGRAFTNVHEVLIHVASMMPIVATSAFIDSIQTAFQGVARGCGWQKLGAFINLGSYYILGVPFSVVSAFVFHLKEQGLYLGIVLALTVQVVCFLLVTLRANWEKEAKKAAARVGGSEVQAEEAQGGQNVHTDS; this is encoded by the exons ATGGGGTTATGGAGTAAGGAGATAAGAGAAGAAGCAAAGAAGCAAGTATGGCTAGCAGGGCCTATGATATTTGTCTGTGTCTTTCAGTTTAGTCTGCAAATGATATCTCTCATGTTTGTAGGCCATTTGAGTGAGTTGCTTCTGGCTTCTGTGTCTTTGTCTACTTCAATTGTCAATGCTACTGGTTTCAATGTCATG ATGGGGCTGTCAAGTGCATTGGACACATTTTGTGGTCAATCATATGGAGCAAAGCAGTATCACATGCTTGGTGTGCACACCCAAGGAGCCATGGTGGTTCTCACCATTGTCAGTATACCAGTGTCCATTATCTGGGTATACTTGGAACctattcttgttcttcttcatcagaACAAAGAAGTTGCAGCACTAGCTCAACTCTATGCCAGATATTTGATCCCAAGTCTTTCAGCCAATGGTCTTCTTCGCTGCATTACTAAGTTCCTACAAACTCAAAGCATAGTCTTTCCTATGGTGCTAGCCACTGGCCTTACTAGCTTACTGCACTTGATTCTCTGTTGGGTTCTCATtataaaatttgagtttggTATCAAAGGATCTGCCATTGCAATTTGCATTTCAAATTGGTTTAATACCATAATCCTTGCACTTTACATACGATTCTCCCCTTCATGCAAAGAAACTTGGACTGGTTTATCTAAGGAATCATTGCGTAACATTCCAAATTTTCTCAGACTTGCTTTCCCTTCAGCAGTCATGGTCTG CTTAGAATCATGGACTTTTGAAATAATTGTGATCTTGTCTGGTGCTCATGCTAATCCGAAATTGCAAACTTCAGTTCTTTCTATATG TCTTAACACGTGTGGAATATTTTGGATGGTACCATTTGGACTTAGTGCTGCTGGAAG TACAAGGATCTCAAATGAATTGGGGGCTGGTAGTCCAAAAGCTGCATATTTAGCAGTTAAAGTCACCATGTTCATGGCCTTTTTGGTGGGGATTTTAGAATTTTCTGTCCTCATGTCGTTATGGAAAGTTTGGGGGCGTGCTTTTACCAATGTGCATGAAGTGCTCATACATGTGGCTTCCATGATGCCAATTGTTGCAACTTCTGCCTTTATAGATTCAATTCAAACAGCATTTCAAG GTGTTGCCAGAGGATGTGGTTGGCAGAAACTTGGTGCATTTATCAATCTAGGATCTTATTATATTTTGGGTGTTCCTTTCTCCGTTGTCTCAGCTTTTGTATTCCACCTGAAAGAACAG GGGCTATATTTAGGGATCGTATTAGCACTCACTGTGCAAGTGGTGTGCTTTCTTCTGGTCACTTTACGTGCCAATTGGGAGAAAGAA GCAAAAAAGGCAGCTGCAAGAGTAGGAGGCAGTGAAGTTCAAGCTGAGGAGGCTCAGGGTGGCCAAAATGTTCATACTGATTCATAG
- the LOC137837963 gene encoding protein DETOXIFICATION 17-like, with translation MELWRKEIREEAKKQVWLAGPMIFVCVFQFSLQMISLMFVGHLGELFLAAVSLSSSIVSATGFNVMMGLSSALDTFCGQSYGAKQYHMLGVHTQGAMLVLTIVSIPVSIIWVYLEPILVLLHQNKEVAALAQLYARYLIPSLSANALLRCITKFLQTQSIVFPMVLATGLTTLLHLLLCWIFITKFEFGIKGSAIAICISNWFNTIILALYIRFSPSCKATWTGFSKESLHNIPNFLRLAFPSAVMMCLESWTFEIIVILSGALANPKLQTSVLSICLNTTGIFWMMSFGLSTAGSTRISNELGAGSSKAAYLALKVTMFLAFLVGLSEFSVLMSLWKVWGRAFTNVHEVLTHVISMMPILATSVFINSFQTAFQGVARGCGWQKLGAFINLGSFYCLGVPLSIVSAFVFHLKAKGLYLGIVLALTVQVVCFLLVTLRANWEKEAKRAVARVGGSEVQVEEPHVHQNVHIVSHETNFRDQDN, from the exons ATGGAGTTATGGAGAAAGGAGATAAGAGAAGAAGCAAAGAAGCAAGTATGGCTAGCAGGGCCTATGATATTTGTCTGTGTCTTTCAGTTTAGTTTGCAAATGATATCTCTCATGTTTGTAGGCCATTTGGGTGAGTTGTTTCTGGCTGCTGTGTCTTTGTCTAGTTCAATTGTCAGTGCTACTGGTTTCAATGTCATG ATGGGACTGTCAAGTGCACTGGACACATTTTGCGGTCAATCATATGGAGCAAAACAGTATCACATGCTTGGTGTGCACACGCAAGGAGCCATGCTGGTTCTCACCATTGTCAGCATACCAGTGTCCATTATCTGGGTATACTTGGAACctattcttgttcttcttcatcaaaacaAAGAAGTTGCAGCACTAGCTCAACTCTATGCCAGATATTTGATCCCAAGTCTTTCAGCCAATGCTCTTCTTCGCTGCATTACTAAGTTCCTACAAACCCAAAGCATAGTCTTTCCTATGGTTCTAGCCACTGGCCTTACTACCTTACTGCACTTGCTTCTCTGTTGGATTTTCATTACAAAATTTGAGTTTGGTATCAAAGGATCTGCCATTGCAATTTGCATTTCAAATTGGTTTAATACCATAATCCTTGCACTTTACATACGATTCTCCCCTTCATGCAAAGCAACTTGGACTGGTTTCTCAAAGGAATCATTGCATAACATCCCAAATTTTCTCAGACTTGCTTTTCCTTCAGCAGTCATGATGTG CTTAGAATCATGGACTTTTGAAATAATTGTGATCTTGTCTGGTGCTCTTGCTAATCCGAAATTGCAAACTTCAGTTCTTTCTATATG TCTTAACACGACTGGCATATTTTGGATGATGTCATTTGGACTTAGTACAGCTGGAAG TACAAGGATCTCAAATGAATTAGGGGCTGGTAGTTCAAAAGCTGCATATTTAGCACTTAAAGTCACCATGTTCTTGGCCTTTTTGGTGGGGCTTTCAGAATTTTCTGTCCTTATGTCGTTATGGAAAGTTTGGGGGCGTGCTTTTACCAATGTGCATGAAGTTCTCACACATGTGATTTCCATGATGCCAATTCTTGCAACTTCTGTCTTTATAAATTCATTTCAAACAGCATTTCAAG GTGTTGCCAGAGGATGTGGTTGGCAAAAACTTGGTGCATTTATCAATCTAGGATCCTTTTATTGTTTGGGTGTTCCTCTCTCCATTGTCTCAGCTTTTGTATTCCACCTGAAAGCAAAG GGGCTATATTTAGGGATCGTATTAGCACTCACTGTGCAAGTGGTGTGCTTTCTTCTGGTCACTTTACGTGCCAATTGGGAGAAAGAA GCAAAGAGGGCAGTTGCAAGAGTAGGAGGGAGTGAAGTCCAAGTTGAGGAGCCACACGTTCACCAAAATGTTCACATTGTATCAcatgaaactaattttagagatcaagataattaa
- the LOC137837965 gene encoding protein DETOXIFICATION 16-like isoform X1 — translation MKGVTRQKVMEEMKKQLWLAGPLFTVGVLQYSMQVISVMFVGHLGEVPLSGASLATSFASVTGFNLLMGMASALDTLCGQSFGAGQHHMVGIHMQRAAFVLLFVSVFLAIMLVFTKHILVAMHQQVAIAEEAGVYALYLIPSLFAYGIFQCQLKFLQTQNIVFPMVLSSALVASLHIPLCWLLVTKSGFGSKGAAIENSVSYWINVLLIGLYVKFSSSCEKSRTGFSKKALQNIPEFLKISIPSACMLCLKAWTFEIMVLLSGLLPNPQLETSVLSICLNTFVLAWMIPFGLSSAACTRVSNELGAGNPQAASLAVRVALCVVLAEGIIMVLLMILLRKIWGNLYSSETEVVDYVAAMMPFLAICSFLDGIQSVLSGIARGSGWQKIGAIVNLGSFYFVGVPSAVVLGFVLHMKGKGLWLGIVSAFMVQVILFGVIITIRTSWEKEANKAAMRVKSSKVPPELPQGDPFPISELN, via the exons ATGAAAGGAGTTACAAGGCAGAAAGTGATGGAAGAAATGAAGAAACAGTTATGGTTGGCCGGGCCTCTCTTTACAGTTGGTGTGCTGCAGTACAGTATGCAGGTTATATCTGTTATGTTTGTTGGTCATCTTGGAGAAGTGCCTCTTTCTGGTGCTTCTCTTGCCACTTCCTTTGCATCTGTCACTGGTTTCAATTTGTTG ATGGGTATGGCTAGTGCATTGGATACCTTGTGTGGCCAATCATTTGGGGCAGGGCAGCACCATATGGTAGGCATACACATGCAGAGAGCTGCCTTTGTTCTCTTATTTGTAAGTGTCTTTCTTGCAATCATGTTGGTATTCACCAAACACATTCTAGTTGCTATGCACCAGCAAGTTGCCATAGCTGAGGAGGCAGGAGTATATGCCCTTTACTTGATTCCAAGCCTCTTTGCTTATGGCATCTTTCAATGCCAACTCAAGTTTCTACAAACTCAAAACATTGTCTTCCCCATGGTGCTGAGCTCTGCTTTGGTGGCTTCACTTCATATCCCTTTATGTTGGTTGTTGGTAACAAAATCAGGATTTGGAAGTAAGGGGGCTGCCATAGAAAATTCAGTATCCTACTGGATCAATGTGCTGCTGATAGGACTTTATGTGAAATTTTCTTCATCATGTGAAAAATCAAGAACTGGCTTCTCAAAGAAGGCCTTGCAAAATATCCCAGAATTCCTTAAAATTTCAATACCTTCAGCTTGTATGCTTTG CTTAAAGGCTTGGACATTTGAAATAATGGTTCTGCTATCTGGCCTTCTTCCAAATCCTCAGTTAGAAACTTCGGTGTTATCGATATG TCTTAACACATTTGTACTTGCCTGGATGATTCCCTTTGGATTAAGCTCTGCAGCATG CACAAGGGTCTCAAATGAACTGGGGGCTGGCAATCCACAAGCTGCAAGTCTTGCAGTTAGAGTTGCTCTCTGCGTGGTCCTTGCTGAGGGTATCATTATGGTATTACTCATGATACTGCTTAGAAAAATATGGGGTAATCTTTATAGCAGTGAAACAGAAGTTGTAGATTATGTAGCAGCCATGATGCCTTTTCTTGCAATCTGCAGCTTCCTTGATGGGATTCAAAGTGTTCTTTCAG GCATTGCAAGAGGTTCTGGTTGGCAGAAGATTGGTGCAATTGTTAATCTTGGATCATTTTATTTTGTGGGAGTTCCTTCTGCAGTGGTGTTAGGATTTGTTTTGCACATGAAAGGGAAG GGTCTTTGGTTGGGGATTGTTTCTGCATTCATGGTGCAAGTGATACTTTTTGGAGTCATCATTACCATCAGAACTAGCTGGGAGAAAGAA GCAAACAAAGCAGCAATGAGAGTCAAAAGTAGCAAAGTCCCTCCTGAGTTGCCCCAGGGAGATCCATTTCCCATCTCAGAACTGAATTGA
- the LOC137837965 gene encoding protein DETOXIFICATION 16-like isoform X2: MKGVTRQKVMEEMKKQLWLAGPLFTVGVLQYSMQVISVMFVGHLGEVPLSGASLATSFASVTGFNLLMGMASALDTLCGQSFGAGQHHMVGIHMQRAAFVLLFVSVFLAIMLVFTKHILVAMHQQVAIAEEAGVYALYLIPSLFAYGIFQCQLKFLQTQNIVFPMVLSSALVASLHIPLCWLLVTKSGFGSKGAAIENSVSYWINVLLIGLYVKFSSSCEKSRTGFSKKALQNIPEFLKISIPSACMLCLKAWTFEIMVLLSGLLPNPQLETSVLSICLNTFVLAWMIPFGLSSAACTRVSNELGAGNPQAASLAVRVALCVVLAEGIIMVLLMILLRKIWGNLYSSETEVVDYVAAMMPFLAICSFLDGIQSVLSGSLVGDCFCIHGASDTFWSHHYHQN; the protein is encoded by the exons ATGAAAGGAGTTACAAGGCAGAAAGTGATGGAAGAAATGAAGAAACAGTTATGGTTGGCCGGGCCTCTCTTTACAGTTGGTGTGCTGCAGTACAGTATGCAGGTTATATCTGTTATGTTTGTTGGTCATCTTGGAGAAGTGCCTCTTTCTGGTGCTTCTCTTGCCACTTCCTTTGCATCTGTCACTGGTTTCAATTTGTTG ATGGGTATGGCTAGTGCATTGGATACCTTGTGTGGCCAATCATTTGGGGCAGGGCAGCACCATATGGTAGGCATACACATGCAGAGAGCTGCCTTTGTTCTCTTATTTGTAAGTGTCTTTCTTGCAATCATGTTGGTATTCACCAAACACATTCTAGTTGCTATGCACCAGCAAGTTGCCATAGCTGAGGAGGCAGGAGTATATGCCCTTTACTTGATTCCAAGCCTCTTTGCTTATGGCATCTTTCAATGCCAACTCAAGTTTCTACAAACTCAAAACATTGTCTTCCCCATGGTGCTGAGCTCTGCTTTGGTGGCTTCACTTCATATCCCTTTATGTTGGTTGTTGGTAACAAAATCAGGATTTGGAAGTAAGGGGGCTGCCATAGAAAATTCAGTATCCTACTGGATCAATGTGCTGCTGATAGGACTTTATGTGAAATTTTCTTCATCATGTGAAAAATCAAGAACTGGCTTCTCAAAGAAGGCCTTGCAAAATATCCCAGAATTCCTTAAAATTTCAATACCTTCAGCTTGTATGCTTTG CTTAAAGGCTTGGACATTTGAAATAATGGTTCTGCTATCTGGCCTTCTTCCAAATCCTCAGTTAGAAACTTCGGTGTTATCGATATG TCTTAACACATTTGTACTTGCCTGGATGATTCCCTTTGGATTAAGCTCTGCAGCATG CACAAGGGTCTCAAATGAACTGGGGGCTGGCAATCCACAAGCTGCAAGTCTTGCAGTTAGAGTTGCTCTCTGCGTGGTCCTTGCTGAGGGTATCATTATGGTATTACTCATGATACTGCTTAGAAAAATATGGGGTAATCTTTATAGCAGTGAAACAGAAGTTGTAGATTATGTAGCAGCCATGATGCCTTTTCTTGCAATCTGCAGCTTCCTTGATGGGATTCAAAGTGTTCTTTCAG GGTCTTTGGTTGGGGATTGTTTCTGCATTCATGGTGCAAGTGATACTTTTTGGAGTCATCATTACCATCAGAACTAG